A stretch of the Ananas comosus cultivar F153 linkage group 14, ASM154086v1, whole genome shotgun sequence genome encodes the following:
- the LOC109720365 gene encoding G-type lectin S-receptor-like serine/threonine-protein kinase LECRK3 — protein sequence MASTTGFPTHQHHLLRFFLILFLLLLLGIRTRTRTATAAQTVTEITRGTTLTPAGPLSYVASPSGDFGFGFHPLPNDSDASGFLLAVWFAGTDPKTVVWSANGDSPVGPAARLVLTVDGQFALTNGAMGRPVWQPAGVAVSSASLLDTGNLVVFAADSAVLWQSFAFPTDTMVPAQVLNQSTFLQSRLTDSDYSKGRFQLLNREDGDLVFLAVNAATGYEYHVYEHTATAGNDTQLVFDPAGLLYFDVKNGSTISFPPQVELPTDDFYQRMTLDSDGALRQYVYPKPDASSSSWPSRWTAVQSIPPDICKAVTPTGSGVCGFNSFCVIDASLRPVCKCPPQYSFVDPKNQYSGCTPDFPAQSCGRDESALFDLAELITSDFPYGDYELYSPTDDDRCKEYCLRDCFCYVAIFRDGSCWKKKMPVSNGREGTDVGGKTLIKVPKDNSARRRSNQNRTKVIEERRDRRTAVLVGSLILGVSALLNTVLVAGIAVALCHFCCRRKQKLAPDPALSGLHLRAFSYRELEEATDNFREQLGSGSFGAVYKGVLALESETRVAVKMLHERLREPEKEFTNEVTSIGRTYHKNLVGLFGFCNEGTHRLLVYEYMSNGPLTDYLFRTERPSWSRRVQIALGVAKGLLYLHEECEAQIIHCDIKPQNILLDDSLTARISDFGLAKLLMDGQTRTDTGIRGTRGYVAPEWFRNRVVTAKVDVYSFGVVLLEIICCRRNIELERDEDEAVLAYWAYDCFAEDMLSLLVENDGEATADMSRAERFATVAIWWIQEDPSLRPSMREVVQMLEGAVEVPTPPDPSPSQSAITM from the coding sequence ATGGCATCAACTACTGGATTTCCCACGCATCAGCACCACCTCCTCCGCTTCTTTCTgattcttttcctcctcctcctcctcggaaTCCGAACTCGAACTCGAACGGCGACCGCGGCCCAGACCGTCACCGAAATAACACGCGGCACGACGCTGACGCCTGCCGGCCCGCTCTCCTACGTGGCGTCCCCCTCCGGCGACTTCGGCTTCGGCTTCCACCCTCTGCCGAATGACTCCGACGCCTCCGGCTTCCTCCTCGCCGTCTGGTTCGCCGGCACCGATCCCAAGACCGTCGTCTGGTCTGCCAACGGCGACAGTCCTGTCGGACCTGCTGCCCGGCTCGTGTTAACAGTCGACGGCCAATTCGCTCTAACCAACGGAGCTATGGGGCGGCCGGTGTGGCAGCCAGCTGGCGTGGCCGTGTCGTCCGCGTCGCTCCTCGACACCGGCAATCTCGTCGTCTTCGCCGCGGATTCGGCCGTGCTGTGGCAGAGCTTCGCGTTCCCTACGGACACCATGGTTCCGGCGCAGGTGCTGAACCAAAGCACGTTCCTTCAGTCTCGGCTCACCGACTCCGACTACTCCAAGGGCCGGTTCCAGCTCCTCAACCGCGAGGACGGCGACCTCGTGTTCTTGGCCGTCAATGCCGCCACCGGGTACGAGTACCACGTGTATGAACACACCGCCACCGCGGGCAATGACACCCAACTCGTCTTCGACCCCGCCGGATTGCTCTACTTCGACGTCAAGAACGGGTCGACGATATCCTTCCCCCCGCAAGTCGAGCTCCCCACCGATGATTTTTACCAGCGGATGACGCTCGACTCCGACGGCGCCCTCCGCCAGTATGTCTACCCGAAGCCTGACGCGAGCAGCTCGAGCTGGCCTAGCCGATGGACGGCGGTGCAGAGCATCCCTCCCGACATATGCAAGGCTGTCACGCCGACGGGGAGCGGCGTCTGCGGGTTCAACAGCTTCTGCGTGATCGACGCGAGCCTGCGGCCCGTCTGCAAGTGCCCGCCGCAGTACTCGTTTGTGGACCCGAAGAACCAGTACTCGGGCTGCACTCCCGACTTCCCCGCGCAGAGCTGCGGGAGGGACGAGTCTGCGCTGTTCGATCTCGCCGAGCTGATCACGAGCGACTTCCCCTACGGGGACTACGAGCTCTACAGTCCGACCGATGACGACCGGTGCAAGGAGTATTGCTTGCGCGACTGCTTCTGCTACGTGGCCATCTTCCGAGACGGGAGCTGCTGGAAGAAGAAGATGCCCGTGTCCAACGGTCGGGAAGGAACCGACGTCGGAGGGAAGACCCTGATCAAAGTGCCGAAAGATAACTCCGCCCGCCGACGCTCGAATCAGAACCGTACGAAAGTGATCGAAGAGAGGAGGGACCGAAGAACGGCCGTGCTAGTCGGATCCTTGATCCTCGGTGTCTCGGCGCTCCTCAATACAGTGCTTGTCGCCGGCATCGCGGTCGCGCTGTGCCACTTCTGCTGCAGACGGAAGCAGAAGCTCGCGCCCGACCCGGCTTTGTCGGGGCTACATCTCAGAGCTTTCTCTTACAGAGAGCTCGAAGAAGCCACGGATAACTTTCGCGAACAATTGGGCAGCGGATCCTTCGGTGCGGTCTACAAGGGGGTGCTGGCATTAGAGTCCGAGACGCGCGTGGCGGTGAAGATGCTGCACGAGCGGCTCCGCGAACCGGAGAAAGAGTTCACGAATGAGGTCACGTCGATCGGCCGAACTTACCATAAAAATTTGGTCGGATTATTCGGATTCTGCAACGAGGGGACGCATCGGCTACTGGTCTACGAGTACATGAGCAACGGACCGTTGACGGACTATTTGTTCAGGACGGAGAGACCCAGTTGGTCGCGGCGAGTGCAAATTGCGTTAGGCGTTGCGAAAGGCCTCCTATACTTGCACGAGGAATGCGAAGCGCAGATAATCCACTGCGACATAAAGCCTCAGAACATTCTGCTGGACGATAGTCTCACCGCGAGGATTTCGGACTTTGGCCTCGCGAAGCTTCTGATGGACGGTCAAACTCGAACAGACACCGGCATCAGGGGGACCAGAGGGTACGTCGCGCCGGAGTGGTTCAGAAACAGGGTGGTCACGGCGAAGGTGGACGTGTACAGCTTCGGAGTCGTGTTGCTGGAGATCATTTGCTGCAGAAGAAACATCGAACTAGAGAGGGACGAGGACGAGGCGGTGCTCGCGTACTGGGCTTACGACTGCTTTGCGGAGGACATGTTGAGCCTGCTAGTAGAAAACGACGGCGAGGCTACGGCGGACATGAGCAGAGCGGAAAGGTTCGCGACGGTGGCCATTTGGTGGATCCAAGAAGATCCGTCGCTAAGGCCCTCGATGCGAGAAGTCGTGCAGATGCTAGAAGGAGCTGTCGAAGTACCTACGCCTCCCGATCCTTCGCCGTCGCAATCTGCGATTACAATGTAG
- the LOC109720515 gene encoding protein EMSY-LIKE 3-like isoform X2 has product MAMEYDPSDSSGTDDDLPPTYQNRAARGGRVSGNGRPIVAASPYPRVQNDMEVQIHQLEQEAYSSVLRAFKAQSDAITWEKESLITELRKELRVSDKEHRELLSRVNADDVIRRIREWRQAGGTQTGLANNPQPKHDTVPSPSVSASRKRQKTSQSIPSLPLPAPSPALLPQPLAPSMQPSSSAAKKGAPPGPKGKKTKSGQKLPGAASTKSMQYPSAGPSVRGQVTNRNSSGALAAIEPAEAPSYDPLVGRKVMTRWPEDNSFYEAVITDYNPVEGLHALVYDINTQNETWEWVNLKEISPEDIMWDGEDPGINQWPGRGGARSGRGGVKKSGGRGGAISGAGRGRGSLKNARKDFPPTQNGIGKKNPDDIEILHTETLIKEVERVFGASHPDPVEIERAKKLLKEHEQSLIDAISRLADASDGESDGGHRFSRGQSMEQNRGWRNQPYTANKHAEGREGSDGDHMVGDGAASDYRHDGDDDDI; this is encoded by the exons ATGGCCATGGAGTATGATCCTTCGGATAGTAGCG GAACTGATGATGATCTTCCACCAACATATCAGAACAGGGCTGCGAGAGGAGGGCGTGTCAGTGGAAATGGAAGGCCAATTGTTGCTGCTAGTCCATATCCAAGGGTACAAAATGATATGGAAGTCCAAATACATCAGCTCGAGCAAGAAGCCTACAGTTCAGTTCTCCGGGCATTTAAGGCTCAGTCTGATGCCATTACTTGG GAGAAGGAAAGTCTCATAACTGAACTAAGAAAGGAACTAAGAGTGTCCGACAAGGAACACAGAGAACTATTAAGCAGGGTGAATGCTGATGACGTTATTCGAAGAATAAG GGAATGGAGACAGGCTGGTGGTACTCAAACTGGCCTGGCTAATAATCCTCAGCCGAAACATGATACCGTACCCAGTCCGTCTGTGTCAGCTTCTCGCAAAAGGCAAAAGACATCACAATCTATACCTTCTCTACCTTTGCCAGCACCATCTCCTGCATTGCTTCCACAACCGCTTGCTCCTTCAATGCAGCCGTCATCATCGGCTGCAAAAAAGGGAGCTCCACCAGGACCAAAGgggaaaaaaactaaatct GGTCAAAAGTTGCCTGGTGCAGCCTCAACAAAATCCATGCAGTATCCTTCTGCTGGCCCTAGTGTAAGAGGCCAAGTCACAAACAGAAACTCTTCTGGTGCTCTTGCTGCTATTGAACCCGCTGAAGCACCATCATATGATCCGCTAGTTGGGCGTAAAGTCATGACGAGGTGGCCTGAAGATAATAGCTTTTATGAGGCTGTTATCACCGATTACAATCCAGTTGAG GGTCTACATGCTCTGGTTTATGACATAAACACGCAGAATGAAACATGGGAATGGGTCAATTTAAAAGAG ATCTCGCCGGAGGACATAATGTGGGATGGTGAGGACCCGGGTATCAATCAATGGCCAGGACGTGGTGGTGCTCGTTCCGGGCGCGGTGGGGTTAAGAAGTCTGGTGGCCGTGGTGGTGCCATTTCAGGTGCAGGAAGGGGAAGGGGATCCCTTAAGAATGCGAGAAAAGATTTCCCTCCAACTCAAAATGGCATTGGCAAGAAGAACCCTGATGACATTGAAATTCTTCACACCGAAACGCTTATAAAGGAG GTGGAGAGGGTTTTCGGTGCAAGTCATCCCGATCCTGTTGAGATTGAGAGGGCAAAAAAACTGCTAAAG GAGCATGAACAATCATTGATTGATGCAATTTCTAGGCTCGCTGATGCTTCGGATGGAGAAAGTG ACGGTGGGCACCGTTTCTCGCGTGGCCAGTCAATGGAGCAAAACCGTGGGTGGAGGAACCAACCCTACACCGCAAATAAGCATGCAGAAGGTAGGGAAGGCTCCGATGGCGATCACATGGTCGGGGACGGTGCCGCCTCTGACTACCGGCACGACGGCGATGACGATGACATATAG
- the LOC109720515 gene encoding protein EMSY-LIKE 3-like isoform X3, translated as MAMEYDPSDSSGTDDDLPPTYQNRAARGGRVSGNGRPIVAASPYPRVQNDMEVQIHQLEQEAYSSVLRAFKAQSDAITWEKESLITELRKELRVSDKEHRELLSRVNADDVIRRIREWRQAGGTQTGLANNPQPKHDTVPSPSVSASRKRQKTSQSIPSLPLPAPSPALLPQPLAPSMQPSSSAAKKGAPPGPKGKKTKSKLPGAASTKSMQYPSAGPSVRGQVTNRNSSGALAAIEPAEAPSYDPLVGRKVMTRWPEDNSFYEAVITDYNPVEGLHALVYDINTQNETWEWVNLKEISPEDIMWDGEDPGINQWPGRGGARSGRGGVKKSGGRGGAISGAGRGRGSLKNARKDFPPTQNGIGKKNPDDIEILHTETLIKEQVERVFGASHPDPVEIERAKKLLKEHEQSLIDAISRLADASDGESDGGHRFSRGQSMEQNRGWRNQPYTANKHAEGREGSDGDHMVGDGAASDYRHDGDDDDI; from the exons ATGGCCATGGAGTATGATCCTTCGGATAGTAGCG GAACTGATGATGATCTTCCACCAACATATCAGAACAGGGCTGCGAGAGGAGGGCGTGTCAGTGGAAATGGAAGGCCAATTGTTGCTGCTAGTCCATATCCAAGGGTACAAAATGATATGGAAGTCCAAATACATCAGCTCGAGCAAGAAGCCTACAGTTCAGTTCTCCGGGCATTTAAGGCTCAGTCTGATGCCATTACTTGG GAGAAGGAAAGTCTCATAACTGAACTAAGAAAGGAACTAAGAGTGTCCGACAAGGAACACAGAGAACTATTAAGCAGGGTGAATGCTGATGACGTTATTCGAAGAATAAG GGAATGGAGACAGGCTGGTGGTACTCAAACTGGCCTGGCTAATAATCCTCAGCCGAAACATGATACCGTACCCAGTCCGTCTGTGTCAGCTTCTCGCAAAAGGCAAAAGACATCACAATCTATACCTTCTCTACCTTTGCCAGCACCATCTCCTGCATTGCTTCCACAACCGCTTGCTCCTTCAATGCAGCCGTCATCATCGGCTGCAAAAAAGGGAGCTCCACCAGGACCAAAGgggaaaaaaactaaatct AAGTTGCCTGGTGCAGCCTCAACAAAATCCATGCAGTATCCTTCTGCTGGCCCTAGTGTAAGAGGCCAAGTCACAAACAGAAACTCTTCTGGTGCTCTTGCTGCTATTGAACCCGCTGAAGCACCATCATATGATCCGCTAGTTGGGCGTAAAGTCATGACGAGGTGGCCTGAAGATAATAGCTTTTATGAGGCTGTTATCACCGATTACAATCCAGTTGAG GGTCTACATGCTCTGGTTTATGACATAAACACGCAGAATGAAACATGGGAATGGGTCAATTTAAAAGAG ATCTCGCCGGAGGACATAATGTGGGATGGTGAGGACCCGGGTATCAATCAATGGCCAGGACGTGGTGGTGCTCGTTCCGGGCGCGGTGGGGTTAAGAAGTCTGGTGGCCGTGGTGGTGCCATTTCAGGTGCAGGAAGGGGAAGGGGATCCCTTAAGAATGCGAGAAAAGATTTCCCTCCAACTCAAAATGGCATTGGCAAGAAGAACCCTGATGACATTGAAATTCTTCACACCGAAACGCTTATAAAGGAG CAGGTGGAGAGGGTTTTCGGTGCAAGTCATCCCGATCCTGTTGAGATTGAGAGGGCAAAAAAACTGCTAAAG GAGCATGAACAATCATTGATTGATGCAATTTCTAGGCTCGCTGATGCTTCGGATGGAGAAAGTG ACGGTGGGCACCGTTTCTCGCGTGGCCAGTCAATGGAGCAAAACCGTGGGTGGAGGAACCAACCCTACACCGCAAATAAGCATGCAGAAGGTAGGGAAGGCTCCGATGGCGATCACATGGTCGGGGACGGTGCCGCCTCTGACTACCGGCACGACGGCGATGACGATGACATATAG
- the LOC109720515 gene encoding protein EMSY-LIKE 3-like isoform X1, with product MAMEYDPSDSSGTDDDLPPTYQNRAARGGRVSGNGRPIVAASPYPRVQNDMEVQIHQLEQEAYSSVLRAFKAQSDAITWEKESLITELRKELRVSDKEHRELLSRVNADDVIRRIREWRQAGGTQTGLANNPQPKHDTVPSPSVSASRKRQKTSQSIPSLPLPAPSPALLPQPLAPSMQPSSSAAKKGAPPGPKGKKTKSGQKLPGAASTKSMQYPSAGPSVRGQVTNRNSSGALAAIEPAEAPSYDPLVGRKVMTRWPEDNSFYEAVITDYNPVEGLHALVYDINTQNETWEWVNLKEISPEDIMWDGEDPGINQWPGRGGARSGRGGVKKSGGRGGAISGAGRGRGSLKNARKDFPPTQNGIGKKNPDDIEILHTETLIKEQVERVFGASHPDPVEIERAKKLLKEHEQSLIDAISRLADASDGESDGGHRFSRGQSMEQNRGWRNQPYTANKHAEGREGSDGDHMVGDGAASDYRHDGDDDDI from the exons ATGGCCATGGAGTATGATCCTTCGGATAGTAGCG GAACTGATGATGATCTTCCACCAACATATCAGAACAGGGCTGCGAGAGGAGGGCGTGTCAGTGGAAATGGAAGGCCAATTGTTGCTGCTAGTCCATATCCAAGGGTACAAAATGATATGGAAGTCCAAATACATCAGCTCGAGCAAGAAGCCTACAGTTCAGTTCTCCGGGCATTTAAGGCTCAGTCTGATGCCATTACTTGG GAGAAGGAAAGTCTCATAACTGAACTAAGAAAGGAACTAAGAGTGTCCGACAAGGAACACAGAGAACTATTAAGCAGGGTGAATGCTGATGACGTTATTCGAAGAATAAG GGAATGGAGACAGGCTGGTGGTACTCAAACTGGCCTGGCTAATAATCCTCAGCCGAAACATGATACCGTACCCAGTCCGTCTGTGTCAGCTTCTCGCAAAAGGCAAAAGACATCACAATCTATACCTTCTCTACCTTTGCCAGCACCATCTCCTGCATTGCTTCCACAACCGCTTGCTCCTTCAATGCAGCCGTCATCATCGGCTGCAAAAAAGGGAGCTCCACCAGGACCAAAGgggaaaaaaactaaatct GGTCAAAAGTTGCCTGGTGCAGCCTCAACAAAATCCATGCAGTATCCTTCTGCTGGCCCTAGTGTAAGAGGCCAAGTCACAAACAGAAACTCTTCTGGTGCTCTTGCTGCTATTGAACCCGCTGAAGCACCATCATATGATCCGCTAGTTGGGCGTAAAGTCATGACGAGGTGGCCTGAAGATAATAGCTTTTATGAGGCTGTTATCACCGATTACAATCCAGTTGAG GGTCTACATGCTCTGGTTTATGACATAAACACGCAGAATGAAACATGGGAATGGGTCAATTTAAAAGAG ATCTCGCCGGAGGACATAATGTGGGATGGTGAGGACCCGGGTATCAATCAATGGCCAGGACGTGGTGGTGCTCGTTCCGGGCGCGGTGGGGTTAAGAAGTCTGGTGGCCGTGGTGGTGCCATTTCAGGTGCAGGAAGGGGAAGGGGATCCCTTAAGAATGCGAGAAAAGATTTCCCTCCAACTCAAAATGGCATTGGCAAGAAGAACCCTGATGACATTGAAATTCTTCACACCGAAACGCTTATAAAGGAG CAGGTGGAGAGGGTTTTCGGTGCAAGTCATCCCGATCCTGTTGAGATTGAGAGGGCAAAAAAACTGCTAAAG GAGCATGAACAATCATTGATTGATGCAATTTCTAGGCTCGCTGATGCTTCGGATGGAGAAAGTG ACGGTGGGCACCGTTTCTCGCGTGGCCAGTCAATGGAGCAAAACCGTGGGTGGAGGAACCAACCCTACACCGCAAATAAGCATGCAGAAGGTAGGGAAGGCTCCGATGGCGATCACATGGTCGGGGACGGTGCCGCCTCTGACTACCGGCACGACGGCGATGACGATGACATATAG
- the LOC109720389 gene encoding zinc finger CCCH domain-containing protein 31-like, whose product MDGGRKRGRPGAANGGGVGAKRSREMDSGLGSKLKPCTKFFSTAGCQFGEGCHFLHYVPGGYQAVAQMTNLGNLAHAPPARAPVAAPPASNSSSAPAVKTRLCNKFNTAEGCKFGDKCHFAHGERELGKPISQDGGPTMAPPPIAGGRPVPGRYEPPMPLAGSGAPGSFGASATAKISVDASLAGAIIGKGGVNTKQICRVTGAKLAIRDHESDPNLRNIELEGTFDQIKHASAMVRELIVSVSASTPMPTKPLAAAAAAAGGHGGPGNNYKTKLCEKFAKGTCTFGDRCHFAHGSGELRKTAV is encoded by the exons ATGGACGGGGGTCGCAAGAGGGGGAGGCCGGGGGCGGCGAACGGAGGGGGCGTCGGAGCGAAGCGCTCGAGAG AAATGGACTCTGGTCTAGGAAGCAAGTTGAAGCCTTGCACCAAGTTTTTCAG CACTGCTGGTTGCCAATTTGGTGAGGGCTGCCATTTTCTGCATTACGTCCCCGGCGGATACCAGGCCGTGGCACAGATGACTAACCTGGGCAACCTAGCCCACGCTCCTCCGGCGCGAGCGCCAGTCGCCGCTCCCCCCGCCTCCAACAGCTCTTCCGCCCCGGCCGTCAAGACCCGCCTTTGCAACAAGTTCAACACTGCCGAGGGCTGCAAATTCGGGGACAAGTGCCACTTTGCCCATGGGGAAAGAGAGCTCGGCAAGCCCATCTCTCAAGATGGTGGCCCCACCATGGCGCCACCCCCCATTGCCGGAGGAAGGCCGGTTCCCGGCCGCTATGAGCCGCCAATGCCATTAGCCGGTTCAGGGGCTCCAGGCAGCTTTGGCGCGTCGGCCACTGCCAAGATCAGCGTCGATGCCTCCCTCGCCGGTGCCATTATTGGGAAGGGAGGGGTCAACACAAAGCAGATATGTCGCGTCACAGGAGCGAAATTAGCCATAAGAGATCACGAGTCCGATCCAAACCTGAGGAACATCGAGCTTGAGGGTACCTTCGATCAGATCAAGCACGCCAGCGCCATGGTGAGGGAGCTCATCGTCAGTGTAAGCGCGTCCACTCCGATGCCCACAAAGCCACTGGcggcagcagctgctgctgcaggCGGTCATGGCGGGCCTGGTAACAACTACAAAACAAAGCTGTGCGAGAAATTTGCAAAGGGTACCTGCACATTCGGCGACCGGTGCCACTTTGCTCACGGGTCGGGCGAGCTGCGAAAAACTGCTGTTTGA
- the LOC109720390 gene encoding VQ motif-containing protein 17-like, with translation MSSGAHDRPLTTFSVRKDSHTISKPKPKIRIVHIFAPEIIKTDVDNFRELVQQLTGKPGKKTRGRIIKKTVNRSPTEMSGLQRNNLHGREKADIKGEAREEDGRRPWPDGSPSGGGYLSGLEDDHDHGFFQGLAEFTWLLPLGSSGVDV, from the coding sequence ATGAGCTCAGGAGCCCACGACCGGCCTCTGACGACATTCTCGGTGCGCAAAGACTCGCACACGATATCGAAACCGAAGCCCAAGATTCGAATAGTCCACATCTTTGCGCCGGAGATCATCAAAACTGACGTCGACAACTTTCGTGAGCTCGTGCAGCAGCTCACGGGAAAGCCAGGGAAGAAAACCCGTGGCAGAATAATAAAGAAGacagtgaatcgttcaccgaCAGAAATGTCAGGATTACAACGTAATAATCTGCATGGTCGAGAGAAGGCAGACATAAAGGGAGAGGCGAGGGAGGAGGACGGGAGGCGGCCGTGGCCGGACGGGAGCCCGTCGGGCGGGGGGTATCTCAGTGGATTGGAAGATGATCATGATCATGGATTCTTCCAAGGGCTTGCTGAGTTCACCTGGCTCCTCCCTTTGGGTTCCTCTGGAGTGGATGTGTGA
- the LOC109720366 gene encoding expansin-A16-like: MKTKVTASTGAGXLCLCFCCCCCWELADSLDEGWRIATATCAESQISDTNGGASACGYGELDAPGRLYGRETAGLSTALFGRGSACGGCFEVRCVDRRIPYRCLQGSPSVAVTAVDYCAPNYGRPYDDGGWCNFPREHFDLSQAAFLRIASRKADFIHVHYRRVICEREGGIRFTIAGSSYFHQVLITNTGSDGFVTAVKVKGSRTGWIPMARNWGQNWQCDTDLRGQPLSFEVTDSEGRTLTSYNVAPSDWRYGQTFEGKQFD, translated from the exons ATGAAGACCAAAGTG ACAGCCTCGACGGGGGCTGGAGNCTTGTGCTtgtgcttctgctgctgctgctgctgggaATTGGCAGACAGCCTCGACGAGGGCTGGAGAATAGCCACAGCAACCTGCGCCGAGTCACAAATCTCCGACACCAATG GGGGTGCTTCTGCTTGCGGATACGGAGAGCTGGACGCACCCGGCAGACTGTACGGCAGGGAAACAGCAGGGCTGAGCACCGCGTTGTTCGGGAGGGGGAGCGCCTGCGGCGGCTGCTTTGAGGTGAGATGTGTTGATCGCCGCATCCCCTACCGGTGCCTGCAGGGGAGCCCCTCCGTCGCCGTCACCGCGGTGGACTACTGCGCCCCCAACTACGGCCGCCCTTACGACGACGGCGGATGGTGCAACTTCCCAAGAGAGCACTTTGACCTGTCACAAGCTGCTTTCCTGCGAATTGCTAGCAGAAAAGCTGAtttcatacatgtccattaCAGGAG GGTGATCTGCGAAAGAGAGGGCGGGATCAGATTCACCATAGCAGGGAGCTCCTACTTCCACCAAGTTCTCATCACAAACACGGGCTCCGACGGGTTTGTCACGGCTGTCAAGGTGAAAGGGTCGAGAACAGGCTGGATTCCCATGGCCAGAAACTGGGGCCAGAACTGGCAGTGCGATACCGACCTCCGAGGCCAGCCGCTGTCTTTTGAAGTAACCGACAGCGAGGGCAGAACTCTCACATCCTACAACGTCGCCCCGTCCGACTGGCGGTACGGACAGACATTCGAAGGAAAACAGTTCGACTAA